TTGACAATAAATTATTGACATTGACACTGGCTATTTTATGTGGCACGACCAATACTAATGTCAATAATTATTATAGTtgtttcaatatttttttttattctcattattctcattattttctttttttttttttttttttttttttttgttgtggtCGTGGTTGATGAGGGGCGGGGCAGGGTGGTGACCCTTGCCGaccacaataaaaaaaagaaaagaagaaaagacataattttttaaaattgcagAATTCATCCATGTCGGTAATTGCTAATTAAAATTGTCTCAAATGAttacattggcaaattgtcaaaagatttatgattaaattagttaaattaaaaattttatgattgagttgGTGTtgatacaataagtttaaatttttttggtaattatctcgACAAACATGAAAAGTGATGAAATTAACTGTTCTATGTCATTGATCATCATCGTCCTTACAAAATCGTTCGACACAAAACCATATCAACCAAGCTCTGCACAAGAACCAAAAGAATTTGACAAGATGGTAAAGAATCGACAGAAACAAGATCTCAATCTCAGAGTCTAGGAGGCAAGCTTTCTTCTCTCTCGAACCCCCCGTCGAAATTAAGCGCGTAGCTGCGCTGGTCGTAGTGAAACTGGTTCCTCCTCTTCTTGCCGACCCCTCTCGGACCAGACCTCCGGATGAAATTCTTCCACTTCGGCCCCGCCAGGACCTCCGAGACGTGCTGGACCTTCTTCAGGTTCTGCACGAACCATGTCTCCCTCGCTTCCTCCGGTTGATGCGCCAACAGGCAGTCCACGGACTCgtctctcttccccctccatCCGAAGCACAGCTTGTCGAAGCACCCGCAGCTCGATGGCGCGTTCGCATCTTCGAAGTCTTCCATGTCCTCGTCGCTCTTCGGGGGCAAGGTCTCAGATAACGTCGCCATCATCTCGTTCTGGGTagccgagagagggagaaagagatgGTTTGGTTTGTCGATGATTTCTTGAATGGAAACTGATGGACGTGCAGGCTTAAAAGGCTTGTTTACAGATTCTGTCTAGACCGATTCCTAGTAAGAGAACAAGAGTATATCTGTTCAGAAGCtggatttaaatttaaaaaaacagcTTATCCTTTTGTCGACTCAAACTAGTACTTTCACCAAATCCCAAATGGACTGTCCTCCTAATTATCCTTAAAGATTGATGAATTAGTGTTGCTCACAAGCGCAATGCCGGCCAGAACCAGATATAGCTGTTCCCGTTCGTTGACAGTTAAGGGGCCAAGCACTATCTCTGTCTTCAAgcaatttttgatattttgaaatttcaaaatttggtaTGCAAGCGATCCATGCTCATCTCGATTCACTcaatcaaattttctttaatcttgCATTAGTTCTCAATGGATTCACCCATCATAAATGATCTATCCCTTAGATACGTTAGATGAGATCGTCTTTCCACGTCATTAATGAGACAATTTATTAATTGGATGTCATGTGTCCAAATGGGGtccattgatttgattcttttctttcctctaaCCCCTCTCCTCTGTCACttactctctcttctctcactcAAGGCGTCAAAGTTGGACAGCTTTGGTCAAGGTCGCCACCTTAGAGCTTCCAACTGAAGTTCCTGGAGACCAAATGGTGGGGGTCGTCGTCGAGCTCGCAGAGCGGGGAGCTGCCAACATGCGCTTTGATCAAGGTTGTTGAACTCTTGGCAATCGCATTCTCACGCTTCATGTTCTTCGGAATGATAGTGACAGAGAGGAAGGCTCGGGCTAAGGGTTTTTACGAGGTGCAAGTGTTTGTGTTTTTCGAGGTTGGGTGTGAGTTTCTGAAGGATTATGCAACTTGAAGTAAGGTCACTTCCGTTTCATTCAATAACCTTGAGACTTGTCtgcaaaagaaatggaaaattgaaaaagaaattcaatcaaGCTTtaatttatacttttttttttgtaatcgaGAACTCCACCACGGACCTTCTATGCCCGAATAAGACCTAAGAGCCGGGCCGCTATACCTCGGAGGAGACTAGCCCAACAACCCACCACTAGAGCCCTACTTAAATCGGTAACAATTATTGATTTCGAACTCTTGACCTCTGTGATGAGGAAGAGACTTTCAATCAACGGAGTTACTCACGGATGGATGCTTTAATTTCTACTTTGATTCCTAATGAATTGTAAAAGCTCAAGGGATTTTGCTTGTGAATTTTCCCTGTAAATTCAGTCATCTTGTTGTGCACATCTTTGTTTGTGGAGCTTGTTAATGGAGTGTAAGCAATTTCTGGATTTATGGCATGGAGCgaaaaagaagggaagggggagggagagagagagagagagagagggtaacGGAGCAGGGAGAAGCAACGGaggtgagaaaaaaattgaaattaataggCCAATTAGGACACATGGCAACTAATTAATGGAATGTCTCGTTAATGACGAGTAAAGATGGTCTTACCTAATACTTTCTCGTCGTGTTCGGCCAAACAACTGAATCCAAAGCCGCTTGGGGTTTCAGCCCAATCCCAACTCCCACAAGAAAGATCTAAGCAGGTTGCAAAAGTAACTCTAGAATTATcaaatttagaatatttttcaattgCTATTGCGCTAAACATAGGGTATCGATTCCTCTTTGATCCTTAATCACTCGCATcactctcttccttcttctctttcgcttatgtgaaaaataaatgtcgTTAAATATATTAAAACCCCTTTATTGAACCATAACAAAGTAACAACGTGacagatttttctttatcttttatataattaattatgttcAATATAAAGTCGGGGTAAACCAATTTGGTAGTTGGGTAGTTTTAATACTTCCATCCTTTGTACTTGCAATCTTATTTGACATCCCTAGTGCATTCATCAATTAACAATTTTCACATAATGAATCTGGCcaagttctaatattttgttatatcattTACTATTTTGTCTCCTGGAATGGTCATGACTCCCTAAAATATTGTGAAGTATCGTTATTCATTGGCCTAATCTATGAGATTTCGACATGGAAACAGAACATAAATGCACCAAATCGATGATACATGGATGTTATAAGTAGAGTTTGCCATTTaccttttattttcaattagaTGAAATTATTTTGGAGTGAGGGGCCATTTGCTTTCATAATAAAATCTTGACAATTCAACTCTTACTTTTGCAATTGCAAACAaagagattaatttttattgacaACTAAAACGTGAGAAACATAATGCACTAAG
This genomic stretch from Eucalyptus grandis isolate ANBG69807.140 chromosome 3, ASM1654582v1, whole genome shotgun sequence harbors:
- the LOC104439855 gene encoding uncharacterized protein LOC104439855, with the translated sequence MATLSETLPPKSDEDMEDFEDANAPSSCGCFDKLCFGWRGKRDESVDCLLAHQPEEARETWFVQNLKKVQHVSEVLAGPKWKNFIRRSGPRGVGKKRRNQFHYDQRSYALNFDGGFEREESLPPRL